GATCCATAAACTGCCTCATTTGATCTTGTAGCCCCACCCAGGAGTTGACTCAGTGCAACAGGACGGCTTCAACTCTCTATGGTTTCATCTCCAACCTAACCAATCAGCAATCCTGACTTACTGGCCCCTcacccaccaagttatccttaaaaactctgatccttGAATGCCTGGGGAGAGTGAtttcagtaataataaaactccagtctcctccACAGCCAGCTCTGAGTGAAtaactctttctctgttgcaattcccctgtcttcaTATATTGGCTCTGTCTAGACAGCAGGCAAGGTGAATCTGTTGAGTGGTTATAGTAACAATACCGTAACAAAGGCACAAGAAAAGACTACATGgctgttttaaaatgtagattctattATTCTTCTTGTGAACAGATCAGGAGTCGACTGCTGTTGAAAAGAGATTTTAGTGTGCTTGGATCCCAATACAAGGGGTCATGACACACCATGGGGCTGGAGGCACATGGGAAGCACCAGGGTTAGTCAAAAGGCAGACAGAGTGGAGGAAAATGTGAGCAGGAGTCTTTACTGTGGTTTCTGAAGGAAGACAGGAGAGATGGGGTGAGCAGGTTGTAAATGggctaatttgaataattttggtgGGCTCTGGGGTCTTGGGGCTGTCCTTAGTTGGTCCTGGGGTGATTAGGGCATGGGAATAATGGCCCACAGTGCACCAACCCAGTAAAGGTGGTTGGGGCTTTGGGCTTTGCATTAGTTAATTTGCATATGAAAGGCATGCTCCTGGTGATATCTCTAGGGATTAGCTACGCCTGGGAAGGGCAGTCCTTTCAAGGTCAGCAAGGCCCCAAGGggtcaaaacaaaaatacagaatcaaAAGACATAATTGATACAATGGCTCAAAACATAGGAAGCACAGAAGTAAACAAGTCCAAGTCTGTTTTCAATTCTGAGTATACCCCCCATCCACTTGTTGCCTATCTATCACAGCTTTCTATTTGCTTCTTCACAGCACTAACCACtagtgttttctgtttgtttaccTGTTTCTTGCCTGTGTATCTCACTACACTGTCAGCTCCAGGAAGGCAAGGAATTTGCTTGTCTGGTTTTCTGCACTAGTCCTAATTGctgacacagtgcctggcacacaatggATACttcataaacatttgttgaacaaatgaatgaaaccaATAGTGCTTGATggttatgtgtgtatgtataacatcatttgcatgtacacacacatacatactactgttcatatatgtatatgtatgtggaCATTTGTGGGTGCTTTTGAGTTGATGTTTTTCATGTAGGTTCCAGTCAAGACTGCATGTCTGGCTGACTACTAGATACACCCAACAGAAATCTATTTGCCCAGGTGTCTCAGGAGTCTCCTGAAAAGAACTTGCCCTCTAGGACCAGCAGAGAAGCCTGATACAGTACCAATCATTTCAGAGGTTCAAAGAGAGAAGAATTTCTGCATGTATAATGATATATTTCACCTGGGGAGGCCTCGGTCCTATCCCTCATGGATTTACAACTTGGCATTTATAAGAAATAAGTCAGTTTAGAAACTGGAAAACCTATTTTTTATTGAAAGCACTACAATATTTTAGGATGGTGTGAGTCAGAGTCCAGCCAAAAAGTTGAAACCATACCAAGTGATCACATAGAAAGAGTTCAGCATGGAGGGTAATTTACAAAGTGCTAGAAATGCAGTTAAAGCAACCAAGCAGAAGATGAATCAACTCTGAGATGAGAAAATGCAGGAAGTTGTCACTCCTTCTAGGTCAGGAGGGACAGTGATGAGAAGGTGGGGCCTAGGAGCTGGGGCCATGCAGTAAAAGCTGGAGCAATGTTGGCCTGCATGGCACAGGGGGAACCACACATAAAGGGCCTTTCTGAAAGGAGATGAGCCTTGGAGAGGGTACAGCCACTACCCAAGAGAGCTCCTGAATTGGACAGAGGGAGACAtaccccttctcctttcctctctctctccactctttCACCAGTGACTTCCACTGGCTTAACTTAATCAGATGCAGTTGGCAAGGAAGCCtggaaaccacattttaaaaagtcacctttCTATAATACAGAGCCAGGAATGAAAGTGAGGAGAAAggatttaaaagcaaacaaacaaatttgaGGGCAGCACTGGTTTAGTGTTCCAAAAAGATCATAATATAAAACTAAAGGGTGGCATTGTGGCAGGCTAGATCTCCACAAGCAACCAAGTCTCCATAAGCCCTTTGCTGTAATGATGAATGTGTAAGTTAAACATTGAAGACCTGGAGAAACTGGTGCCTGAGTAGGAGAGCTGAAATGCAGAAACAAACCCATTAAGACCCTACCTGGGCTTTCTCAGCCTCAAACCTGATTGAGTGATAAAAGCATTCATGCACATACAAAACATAACAGGACCCATGTAAAATTAAGAAACCTTCCAGCCCACAGACCCCTGGTTAAAGATTAGATTTAGACTGAGTAGAAATACTCCTACATGTAGGCATAGAGCttgaaattcatatatatatatatataaaaggaaaaagtcatAACTTTCAGTTGGTCTGATAAATTACTCCGACATTCTCCCTGTGGCTGGTTACAAAAATaaactctcttctttcccagttcACCTGCACCTCATTATTAGACCATGAGAGCAAGCAGCCAGACCCTCTTCTTCTGGCAACAGCATCAATCTTACCACCACTCATGCACACAACCTTGGCTCTTTGAGGGGCTTGGTATCTTAATATCACTGGCATCAGTGGGAATATGTAGGAGAAACGGAAGCAGTATCTggtagagaaagaaggagaagtgGCAGGATTGAGGTGCATGCTGGGCATTTATGGTGTCTTTCTTTTAGTTTATAAAGTagcagaaagataaagaaatgacAGTTACAACGTGGTaacataaaaattagtaaaatgtgACATAAATTAGATATTAATTTTGGTTTGGCACAGCAGAATGCTCTGTCTGCATAATTTTGTTAGATCCTCATTACAACACCAAACCCTCAGATGAGGACAAATAAAGACCCAACCTCTGGCCTTGCATCTTAAGGTGTGTTTTCTCAAAATTTTCTGGGTTCCACTTTGGTGGTGGGAATGGCTGGAGCCAGCAGTACCGTGTGGTCAGGGAGCTCTGAGCTGGTCCTGTGCCCATATGGACTCTGCTTTCTGTTTCATCCCTTCATGGTTCTTTCTTACCCTCTTCCTTGCATGTCAGGCCTACTTGATGCCCCAAAGAACTCCAGGACTTGTGCTCACAACCGAAGTTGTCCTGAGGTCCTGTGGCTGGACCCTGGATCCAGAAAGACAGCCTTGGAAACAAATTGCTACTCCTGTAGCCAGCACCCTATTATTAcgtatttttgcattattttatcaGATTCGATTGCCAAAGAATCTTGCAAAAACAATTTTCTCCCCAAGCTACACACCTTATGGTTGGTCATGTTATTTATGTTCCCATTTTAGATGAGAGGACCAATATCATAGATTAAAAATGTCAAATCCAAGATTACACAAACAGTGAAGATTGAATCCCAGGTTTTTCAGAAGGCATTTTGATGTTAGATCTTAAGCCTATTATTCTATTCAAAGGCTCAGAGCAGACATGCTCTGAACGTACTCAAAATAACTGACACTGGAAAAGGTAACAGAGATGTGAAAATCTTGCCACAGTAGATGTGTGAGTGGGCTGGGGGCAGGTGAGTTCCAGAGAAATGTGGCACTAAATGTCATTAAACTGACTCTGTATTATACCAGGGCCAAGGGGACCTCCAGATTGCTTTCACAACTGGGTAGTTCATCAGCTAATGTGATTCTCCAAACtttaaatgaatagaaaactggaggaggaaaatatagaaaactagAGGAAAACACTCCTTCTAATCCCAATATAAATTCTTCACTTCTTTTCAACGTTCTTCCAGGAGAAGGATTCTTTGGGCTCTTTGTCTTCCACTTTTATTTCTGTGCAAGGATTTATGCAAGAGGTACTTGACAATGCTATAATGTAGGGCTTTGTTTTTCATGGGAACACAAGGCAAAGCGGAAAACTCTCCAAATTGTTTAGTGAGAAAACATAACCTTTATCCCTTTATTTGGGGGGGGTGTGAGTCAAGTGGTAGGGACTAGAATTCAAGTCTTCAACGGGCATATAAATACATGTGTTTGCAAAAGCAGCCATCACACTTTGTATGGCAAGTGGAACCACTGGCTTGGTGGATTTTGctagatttttctgatttttaaactcCTGAAAAATATACCAGATAACTGTCATGAAGCTGGTAACTATCTTCCTGCTGGTGACCATCGGCCTTTGTAGTTACTCTGGTAAGTAACTGGAATACATCTGGCATATATGATATTTATCTACTTTTCTGTTAATAACAGCACAACCAGTAAGCTTTGCCTCACTGACAGTGGAATATGGTGGTaggaactttattattttattttatttttaactgacacataataattgcacatatttgcAGGTTTGGAAGAAGTTTTGGAATCACAGAAAATGGTGATGTTGGAAAGTATTTCAGATCCCCACCATCTAAGCTCTAACCCAATATAAGTATTCTAATACATCTTACATAGGAAGTTAGCCAACTTCCACAGAGGGTCAACAAAGCACATTTCACTGCTGGGTATTGGTCACcattagtttttcttattttcctcaattttgagttaaaatttgattttataatttattttgtgcttttgaaCTATATGGAGTCATTCTTGCTATCATCTCCAGTTATCCAACTTCCTAGCTTAGTTCTCCTGAGATAGCTACGTGCACCTTTTCATCCACTCAGTGGATATTTATTGAAAGGCTACAATTTTTTGGGCACTGGATATGCATTGGAAGATTTAGACATGAATCAGTCATAAACATTGTTCTTAAGGTGCTAGTCTGGTAGGGTAGATAAGGCTTCTACCAAAGTTACTCTAATTCTAGACTACTGTAAATGCACTGTGAGATAGCCAGATAGAACTCTGTAAGTGTATTGGTGGGTGATGAGTTTAATTTTCAGGTAAGGGTATAGAAGCTGGCTTCTTGGAGGAGAATGGGAACTGCTTTTGGGGGGGGTGGTGTTGGGGGAATCATTATAACTATCAGGAAGATAGTTTGGGCACAtgggaaaaaaagatttcatgacgGCCACTGCTCATTGAGAGAACTTTAAAAGGCTTTGAAGACGTTCTCCCAGGAAGCTGTAAATACATACAGAGAAGATATTTAccaaaatatctgaaataagAAGTATGGAGATTAATAATTGATTGCTGCCCACACCTACACTGACAACTTTGACTTGTGATGTTTATTGAATTTCTGAAGGAATTTGTAAGTTCACCAGTTTTGGATATTTCATTATTCCCTAGTGTCCAGGGACAGGTATCTATGGGCAAAAGTGACACAGAAAGGAGGTGGGGAAAATAAATATCACCCCCTCTGGGTGAGAATTTTGGAGGGACAATAGgcaatagaaaatggaaaaagaaaaaaaagatgtacaggctccattttaataatttgaatagGGAAATAATAggtttccaaaggaaaataaactatgGCAGGTCTTAGCCAGAAGGAGAATGTGTGTTCTTACATGTGTGCTCACATGCATGTGTACATTTATATATCTGCAcatgtttttgtaaaaatatatatcatacatattttCCTCAATCTCTACTTTTCCCCCCATTCATCTTCTGTGGGAAAGTTATCTTTCTAAAgccaaagatataaaaatataattttcctatGTAAAAGCCTTGATAGCACCCCACtgccctcaggaaaaaaaatccaaactcttttGTGTGACATCCAACAGTTTAAAAAATCTGACTTCACTCAACTTTTGCAGCCTCACTCCCTTTATCTTCCATCCTTTGGTCATAGCCTATTGTaaatctgcactccagccttctgGGCAGAAGGCTCACCATCCTGTGTATGCACTTTCATCCTAACATTTCCGTGCTTTTATTGGTCATGTTTCTAAAATGCTTCCACTCTTCTTTACCTTATGATCCTGACATTTGCCTCAAGACATAGCTCTAACAACACTTCTGGAAAATTCCTGCAGCACTTTCTCATGTTCGAATTAGTCATCCCTTCCTTGTGTTTCCATAGAGCTTTGTCCATAATGTTAGCATAGCACATGCTACACTGTGGCATACACAGATCTTTATTGCCAACTGGACTGTGTGAAGTCTCTcaatgggcatccttgtcctaTTTGTCTATGTATCTGCACAGACTAGCATAGAGTTGGTGCTCAATTGTGTTTGTAGTGTTGAGCTGAACTGGTTGGGAGCAGTTTCCTGGGCTGTGGTTGGGTCTATTCCTGTCCTTATGTGGAGATTCACTATGGCATCTCTCCTTTAGCCTCAAAGCTGTGAGCTGTGGAGATAGCCACATACAAAATACCATCCTCTTCAGTCAATCACGAGGATCTGCTgaatgcttactctgtgccagggtCAGTTCTAGGCATGGGTGCAGTAGTGAACAAAACATACATTCCTTGTTGTCATGGAGCCTCCATTCTAATGAGACAACAAGgacaataaaaatagcaaatgaaGAGTTGTTTTTCTAGGAAATGGTAAGAAAAAGTAAGTGATGGAGAGTGACAATGGCCATTGCAGGTTTCTCCGAGGAGGTAACATTTGAAGAGAGACCAAACAATGTGAGAAAGAAAGGTATGTAGCTAGCTGAGGAAAAAAAGTTCTAGGGAGATGGAACAGCAGGTGCACAGGGCCAGAGGCAGAAGTTTTGAATGGAAGTAAGATGAGTGGATCTGGAATGGACCTATTGATGGACACAGGGAAAGATGATGAGGTCATAGTCTGGGCCCGGATGTGCCTGTCTCACCTGGTTTCTCTTTTGCCTGCAGCTACTGCCTTCCTCTTCAACAAAGCGCCCCTTCCTGATGACAAGTTGGTACCTTTACCTCTGGACAACATTCCTCAGCTTATGGATCCATTAAAGCTTCTTCTGAAAACTCTGGGCATTTCTGTTGAGCACCTTCTGGAGGGGCTAAAGAAGTGTGTGAATGAGCTGGGACCAGAGGCTTCTGAAGCTGTGAAGAAACTGCTGGTAACCACAGCTTGGGAGGCTAATCTGCCAGAGGGGAGGGCGTAGTCACCCTGAATGTCTACCTCATCCTCTTGGCACTTGTAAATGTGCACTTCCACTTTACTGATTACACTCATAGGAAGTTTGCATGTCGTGGAATGTCAGGAAAAATATGATTTCTACATTTCTGGGAAGGGTTTTTGAATGACAGTGACATGTGTTATAGTTGTGACATTATCATTTAGCCGAGACGTAATCACTCTGAGTTTTTGTTTCCCCATCAGTAAAATGGTGGCCAACAGGATACTGAAAGTGAATATTTTTCGAAACGTTCAAATTACATGTAAGCTGCTCtaatttttgttgtctttctgcCTTTCAGGAGGCGCTATCACACTTGGTGTGATGTCAAGATAAAGAAAGAGCAGAGGTGGATGGGGATGGAGGATGATGCTCCTATCTTCCCTGGCTGAAATGCATTCTACCAATTATAGACTAAATGCCCTAAAATGTAGTGACCTGTGAAAAGGACAAATAAAGCAATGAATAGATTCAGTAGTCCTGTTTTTATTTCTGGGGACTCTATTCAGAAGGACATACCCAGATTAGTTTTTCCTTGGTTCATAAATTCAAGAGAgcctgtttttataaagaaaacctGGAATCTTAAGTAAGACACAatgattccttttcctttccttatctCTAAATTAAACATCTCTATTTTTCCCAACTGTTTTTTATCTCACGGTGTTTCCAGACCCTTCACTTTCCTATTCCCCAGcccaaataaatgtttacatttaaaaaatgaaaaaataattttcaaaatattgcctGATGAGACTAGCATCTTACTAACTTAATTGGTTTGGCTTCTGTTTCACTAGAATGCTAGTTTTTATTAAGTTTGTAGTTAAGCTATGGCCACTCAATAGCTTTCACTGATCCTTCCACCAGTTTAGGCCTTTACTACATTATCCTTAGGCAAATGGGTGAGGAActatcttttctttcctctacTCTGTCATCTGCAATGATGACAGAATTATCTTTCCAAGGAATTATTCTGGTAATATCATGACAGCCTGAACAGTAGATTTCAAGCTTCTGAGCATGGCATGCAAGGCTGTTCATGATCTGGCCTTCGGTTACACGTCTAGTCTTCTTATCTACGTTCCTTTCTTCACATGAGCTCTACTCCAGCCGCATTGAACAGATAACCAAATCCTTTTCCCTCTAACATTCTTACACCTTAATGAAAAATCAAGTTTCTTCCTACCTAGAATATCTGCCACCTTCGGCTTTCAGACCTGGCCTGTGCCAGTCTTGGGACTGTTTGCTGTCAGATCCATTTCCTACCCTTCCCCTGCTCTGCTCTACTCTGCTCTGTGTTGAGAGGGGATAGGAGACGTGATGCTGATTGCTGCAGCTTGCATTTCTCAGGTTCCCAAATCAGCTGACATTTGGGCTAGGTTCTGCCCCTGGGAGGTGTAGGCAGTAGATAGGAAGTAGGAAAAGAGGAGAACTATTGTGTGGCCCTTTCTGGCTCTGTATTTGGGAGAAGTCTCTGGAAATGACTGTACCATGTCTGAGGCTCCAGGTCCTGCTAGATAGGCCTGCCTTGGTTCCAGCTTTTGCTGGGTGAGTCCAGCCTCTGGGCTCTGGTTACAtcacctcctttctttttctctctaactGAAGTTGTTAGTGGTTTCCTCCTATTGTCAGGTTCTGGGTGCCTCACCATCACCGAGTTGACTTTTTAGCTCTTCTAATGTCTATTCAATCAATTCTTTGCAATACATTCCTTCTATTCTAAGTACTTTGagtaatttctgtttcttcattggTTCTTGACTAAGATGATGTTAAATGTTATCTCTAGggatattatcttatttttcctgCCATTGCTTGACTTCCATTTTTTGGCAACTAAAATAGTTTTCACTCcgtgaaattttctattttatttccttattttatctATGTCTATAATGATAGATTAGGTTGCCCAGCTGCAGTAACAAATAATCCCAAATCGCAGTGGCTTATGTGCACAGTGTTTGACTTGTTCCTCATACTATATGGCCATCTTTGGTTGGCTGTAGCTATGATCAATGTTTTATGAATTCTATAACCGGAGCTGATGAATAGTCTATCTTCAGCATTTCACTTATTATGTTTGTAGGGAAAGAGAACTTGGTGAACCATGAGCCAGCTCTTAAAGCTTCTTCTTAAAAGTGAAGTATATGACTTCCAATCATGTTTAATTGGCCAGAGCAAGTCATTTGACCATGTTTGACTTCTTTAGGAAGGGGATGTGTAATTACCGTATAGGAAAGAGCTGTGCCAAATGTGATTAATGTAATGTAATTGACCACATTACTTGATGACTTCAAAGTAATTGTCATCTTAGATGCCTCTATCATACttgcacttttattttctattgaattATATGACATGTTTCCTCCTACCTTAGTTTTCTGCTATTTGAccattatttttcagtttctttgaatGGCCCTTACTATTTTTGACTTCGCTTGAATGTTGATACCTCCAAAGATTCTAAACTTAATTCCCCTTCTATTTTTACTCTGTGTATAAACTTTACTGGGGAATCTTATGTATTACTATGGATGCCAATATAATCTTTATGTTAGAAACTCCAAAATCTATGGCTACAGTctggatctttttttaaaaaagaagagattcaGTTACCTATAGGACACCTCCGAGGGATGCTCTTTTTTAGGTTCAACTCAACACATTTTTACCTGAACTCATTGTCTCTTTCAAAACACATTCCTATGTTCTAATTTGCTATTCAGTTTATAGAGCACAGACATTTTCATGGTTGCCTGAGACAGAGACTTGGGAATAATCCTAAGTACTCCCTGTCGTCAGCCTCATTGGCTGATTGGTAAGCAAGACTTCTTATTATAAACCCTTCCTTCACTTCtacttcacttccttccttcctgatcaCTTCACTTGTCCTGTCCCTTCccactttccct
This sequence is a window from Papio anubis isolate 15944 chromosome 5, Panubis1.0, whole genome shotgun sequence. Protein-coding genes within it:
- the SCGB3A2 gene encoding secretoglobin family 3A member 2 isoform X2, which translates into the protein MGYPSEEDLEEIDASLRKTTAFLFNKAPLPDDKLVPLPLDNIPQLMDPLKLLLKTLGISVEHLLEGLKKCVNELGPEASEAVKKLLEALSHLV
- the SCGB3A2 gene encoding secretoglobin family 3A member 2 isoform X1 → MKLVTIFLLVTIGLCSYSATAFLFNKAPLPDDKLVPLPLDNIPQLMDPLKLLLKTLGISVEHLLEGLKKCVNELGPEASEAVKKLLEALSHLV